The Haloplanus natans DSM 17983 DNA segment CGCCTCTTGACTGGTATCTCACGGGCAAGTACGACCGCGCGGAGTTCGTCTACATCGCCCACGACGCCGAGGCGTGGGAAGTCGAGCGCGACGACTTCTTCGGCATCCGTTCCGGCGGCGGCACCCGCATCTCCTCGGCGTACGAACTCGCCGCAGGGATTTTAGAGGAGCGCTACCCGTGGGCGGAGTGGAACCGGTACGTCTTCGCCGCCGGTGACAGCGAGAACTCCAGCAACGACACTCGCGAGAACGTCGTGCCGCTGATGGAGGAGATTCCGGCGAATCTCCACGCGTACGTGGAGACCCAGCCGGGCGGGACGGCGATCAACGCCACCCACGCCGAGGAGGTCGAACGCGCCTTCGACGGCTCCGACGGCGTCGTCGTCGCGTACGTCTCCGATCCGGCGGACGTGACCGACGCCATCTACGAGATTCTGAGCACGGAGGACGACTCATGAGAGACGACCGCATCGACGCACGGAAGGAAGCGACGCGCCTCACCGAACCGGTCGAGGAGGCGGGAAATCTGGCCCGGAAGCTCGGCCTCGACCCCTATCCGGTCAACTACTGGATCGTCGACCACGACGAGATGAACGAACTCATCGCGTACGGCGGGTTCCAGCGCCGCTACCCGCACTGGCGGTGGGGAATGGCCTACGACCGCCAACAGAAACAGGACCAGTTCGGCATGGGCAAGGCGTTCGAAATCGTCAACAACGACAACCCCTCCCACGCCTTCCTGCAGGAGTCCAACTCGGTGGCCGACCAGAAGGCGGTCATCACGCACGTCGAAGCCCACGCCGACTTCTTCGCCAACAACGAGTGGTTCGGCCTCTTCGGCGACGGGCAGGGCGACGACCGGTCGGATCTCGACGCCGCGGCCATGCTCGAACGCCACGCGGAGACGATCAAGGGGTACGTCGAGGACCCCGAAATCGACCGCGAGGACGTAGAGCGGTTCATCGACGCCGTGCTCTGTCTGGAGGATACGATCGACCAGCACCGGGCGTTCGCCCGGGCCGGCGATCGGCGGGAACGGGACGCGCCGACAGACCTCCGGGAGCGACTGGACGAACTCGACGTCTCCGAGGACGTGCGCCGGCAGGCCTTCGACGAAGAGTGGCTGGACGAACTCGCCGAGGCCGAGCGCGCGGAGGCACGGCTCGAAGACCCCCACGCCGACGTGCTCGCCTTCCTCATGGAACACGGCCGGCAGTACGACGAGGAGTCGGAGAAAGCCGTGGCGTTCGAGCCGTGGCAGAAAGACGTACTCGAAATCCTGCGGACGGAGGCCTACTACTTCGCGGGCCAGAAGATGACGAAGGTGCTCAACGAGGGGTGGGCCAGCTACTGGGAGTCGCTGATGATGGGCGACGAGAACTTCGCCGACGACGACGAGTTCGTCACCTACGCCGACCACATGGCCCGCGTCCTCGGCTCGCCCGGTCTCAACCCCTACAAACTCGGCATGGAACTGTGGCAACACGTCGAGAACGTGACTAATCGGCGCGAGGTGGCGGACAAACTCCTCCGGGTCGAGGGCATCTCGTGGCGGAACTTCCACGACGTGATCGACTTCGACGACATCGAGGACCTGCTCGCGCCCGACGCCGCCATCGCGTCGATCACCCCGGAGACGCTCGAGGACCTCGATCCCGCGGACCCGCGGGTCGACGCCGACGCCCTCGACGCGGCACTGAACGGCGACATCGATATCGAGCAGTATCCCTGGAAAGTGCTAACCACCGCGGGACTGGCCGAGCGCCACTTCTCGCTGTGTAAGCCACAGAACCGCGGCTTCCTCCAGCGGATTCGCCGCTCCGAACTCGAACGGCTGGCGCGGTATATGTTCGACGACGCGAAGTACGATTCGGTCGCCGCCGCCATTGCGGACGTGGATTACGAGGCGGGCTGGCGGCGGATGCGCGAACTCCGCGAGAGCCACAACGACGTCACCTTCATCGACGCGTTCCTCTCCGAGGAGTTCGTGAGCGAGAACAACTACTTCACCTACGAGTTCTCGCAGGCGACCGGCGACTTCCGCGTCGCTTCGGACGTCGCCGCCGACGTGAAGACGAAGCTCCTGCTCCAGTTCACCAACTTCGGCAAACCAACCGTCGCCGTCTACGACGGCAACTTCGACAACCGCAACGAACTCCTCCTCGGGCACCAGTACAACGGCATCAGTCTCGACGTGGAGCAGGCAAAGCGCGTGCTCGAACGCACCTACGACCTCTGGGGACGGCCGGTCAACCTCATGACCATCGTCAAGGAGTACGACGAACACGAACTGGAGATCGCCCGCCGACGGAATCGCGAGCCGACGCCGACCGAGGTGGGCAAGCGCATCCGCTACGACGGGGATCGATTCGAGACGCACGACCTCGATCCGGAACTCGAAGAGCGGATCGCCGCCAACGACATCGACTACGACACGAAACCCGAGGACTGGCTGGCCTAGCGCTTCTTTGGCCCTTCGATCGGCGCGTTCCCGCCGCCGATGTGGTTCCGCCGCGCGCGCCGCGAGTGGATGCCCGCGAAGACGGCAAAGAGTCCGACGACCCCGACCGCGAGCGCCAGGTCCGGCAGTGCCGCGAACGGGTAGACGCCGAGCCACGCCGCGAGGATGATCAGGGACGCCACCGCCGACAGGCCAAGATAGAAGTCACACCACGGTACGTCGTGTTCGCCGACGAGTTCGAGGTAAAGGTCGAGATCGGTCGCTCGATCCGCGAGCGTGATCGTCCCCTCGTCCCGGTCGTAGTCGACGATGCCGGCCTCGTCGAGTTTCGGGAGGTGGGTCTGGTGCAGCGAGGTGTAGACCCGCTTGCGCTGTTTGTAGTTTACGTCGTCTACGTCCACGTCGTTCTCCCACGCCGCGATCCGCTCGGCGAGGTCACGCAGAGACACCGACCCCGGGTTCCGATTGAGATAGTAGAGTACGTACCGCCGACGCTGATTGCTCAGCATCGAGAATATCGTGTCCTTCGAGAGCCGTTCCGGGCCGGATGGCCCCGACGGATCTGCGTTTTGAGTCGACATTTGTTGGCGTAAGGCCGCGACGCTCGACAGAGGTGTCCACGAGAGCGAGGCCACCGTCCGAAACGATCCCCCCCGTGTGGACGACGCTCCGGTGCGTCGCCCCGACCACGTTCACACTCCTATGTGTCCGTTCGTATCATAAAGTCATGGTTTGAGATTCACAGATCAATAATCCGTAACGAAGGGCGACATCTGTCGACACGCTCGGTCGGGGGTTCGAACCACGGCACCGCGGACCGTTCCCTGATTCGAATCCCTTTCTCCTGTTTTCACTCGCTCCGTTCAGAATCATGCTCGGTCAGGGATTTGAACCACGGTCGCGGCGACGCCGCTCCCTGATTCAAATCCTTTCCCTGCGCGCTTTCCTCACTTCGTTCGAAAAGTGCTCGGTCAGGGATTTGAACCCTGGTCGTCGGCTCGAAAGGCCAACATCCGCTTCCGCAGTTCTCACGGTGGATTGGCGTCACGGTCGGTTACTGTCCACTCCGATCAACGGGAGCGAACATCACAGTATCCCGACTTGGTGGTTTCAGAGTGAAAAAGATGCGTGCCGATGGCAGTCGGCCAATCGTGACTCAATGAGAAACGGGAGATAGGCAACATGGAGATTGGCAATCGTCTGCGACGGTAGGGCACGTCCACGCGGGGGATACCGAACGGGCAACGGGATACGGGACGGTCGGGGTACTCCACAGTAATGTCGGATTGTCCCTGATTAGTGGCTACGGACAGCTGAGTAGTTTTTCGCCAAGAACACATATTGTCTCGCCCACTTCCTCGCCTACCCCAATACGGTTACACTGGATCGACGGCGTCGGCTCAGAGTCGGTCGGGGTGACGCCGTGGCCCAGGCGTTAACCAACATCGACCGTCAATACTACCTGCGTGTTGGTTAAGATACGATTCAGTCGGGGTGCAGTGAGGAAAGTGGTCGTGGTCGACGGCGCGGGCTTGCCGCACACGCTACCGGGGATAGCGTGTACGCCTACGCCGCGCACGTCGCCCGCACCGCATGACGGTGAGGGATTGAATGAGTCGGTGAACGAAACCGATGCATCGGGGGAGTGACCTACCCGTGCCCGATCCCGTACATGGTTTGATTAGACGGGTCGGGTTCCCCTTCTGGGGAGGCATTACCCTACGGTTGTAGGTCACTACCCGTGATTTGGTAGGTAGTGACACGACAAAAATGTTAGCCAATCGCTACTAACCGACTCTGGATAATGGAACAGCCGCGAGAAAAAGGAGTTACGCGCCCGCCGTGACGTAGGTGGCCGTTTTCAACCGTTGGTCACGTCACAGAGGTGGACGGGGGTGTACGCCCCGTCGTGGGTCATTTCCAACAGCCACGACACCGACCGTCTCTCACCGCTCGGGCGGCCGTCGTCATCAAGGATGATTAACTCCTCACCTTGAATCACGCCCCGCTCGGTGTCAACGTCGGCCTTGTAGACCGCCTTGAGGCAGTCGGCGTCGGGTAGGGCGGGGTATCGGATTGTCTCGTCGTTAGCATGGACTTCCAGCACCGATTCCTGGCTACCATCTTGGGTGACGATGATCGGCGCGTCTCCCTCAGCATCGGGGCAAAGGACTCTGAACCCGAACTGCGCCCGCAGTCTGGTTTTCAGTACCTTCTCGGCTATTTCGGAGGGTCGTCAGTGTCGGGGCGGGCTGGTTCAATGAACACTTCCTCGGGGTCGGCGTCGACTGGGTCAAGCGACATTACAACCCCACATTGGACGCGGGAGATTGTAAAAATTGTCACCTAAGTTATCCGTTCGTGGCGAACTTATTAGAGTGTTTTGGAGAGGTGAGGTAATCGGTAGACTACGTGTGCCTCTGCCGTCAATCCCCCCGTGAAAATAAGCTCATTGGGAGGGTCGATATGTCACGGGGGGAGGGGTTCGGTGTCTCTCTGAAAACGGGATTTAGACCCACCCCGTCAACACTTACGCGGAGAGAGGCGCGGAGCCACCCGTTCCAAATAATAAAATTTCACCCAAAATATCTTTAATTTATCTGGTCTTCTCGGTCGCTTACCACCGTTCACTTCTTTTTATTTTCTTGTAAAATTTGTCTGCGAGAAAAATCGATCCCATAATCCACCCGAACCCAAACACAAATTCAATAGATGCTGGAATGTGCGGTACAAGCAATCCGCCAATTACCATTAATCCAAACCCTACACAAAACGAAAGAAAACCCTCCGCACTCCCGTATTGTGTTTCCTCCTCGCCCGTCCGTCTTTGCCCCGTCGCTCGACTTCGGCCCCCACTGCTCTCTCCAGTGGGAATACGGTGGCCGTGGATGCTCTCGTGACAGCTCTTACAGACAGTCACGAGGTTTTGTGTGCGGTGGCTCCCACCCTTACTGACAGGTTGACGATGATGGGCGTGCAATTCAGCATTGCCGTGCCGACCACCTTGACGACCACAGTTCTGACACTGGTAGTTATCCCGCCTGTAGACGCGCTTTCGTCGTTGATCCCAGTCGTCGGGGTACTGACCCATAGCCATATATCAACATGACAACTTTTCAATCTTAGTTTCAACTGGTATCGAACTTCGGGACTGCTCGGGTATCACCCGCCGTCTATCGACCGTCACTAATCCCCGAGTCGCGGGGTATCAGAGAATAGCCTTTTCAGTCGCTGTCGTTGCCACTCATCGCCTGTTATTTTGCCACGGATAGGGACTGCGTCGTCGGTTCTGTTTCAATCGCCCTGTATCACACTCCGTGGACCAAGAAAATAGATCGGAAATATCTCAGATTTAGCCGAAAAGGTTCGTTAAACGCTCTTTCAGCGGCTTGTACTGCCAGCCACATCGGTGACATGTGAGGTAGTCGTCTTCCTCATAGCGTCGGACGTACTCTTCACAATTGGGGCAGGTTCCTTCTTTTCGAGTCGTCTCAAAATACTCAGACTTCGGTTTTGAAAAAACGTGGACATCAGTACCGTGAACAGATGAGACGACCATATAGACGTAATTGTCACCATGGTAGACGTTCTGCGGTCCACTAAACCCTGCTCCGAAATGAAGACCGTCCGACTGTGCTACTTCGGTAATCCAGTCGTCAGGATTCGGATAATAATCCCAGCCCTCGCTCTCGACAGCCTCAATTAATTCTTCCTCGTCTTCTTGTCGTTTCCCGTGTCCGTTCGGCATTTGTATATCTATAACCACTACTCGTATTGTCTAAGTGAAATATTCTGTGGAAGGTTCAACTACCACTTCCGCCTGAAACGGGTGATCAAGTTGAAGAACACCCGTCTGACTCCATTCGGAGAGGGTGCGAGGTGGTTATGATCGTCAGGAGAGCGGTGTCGACCAAGTGCTTGCTCAGTTTGCCGCCACGCCTCGGCAGTCGTCGCCATGTCGGGGTCGAGGACTGTCCCTCGGGGTATATCGTACTCCCAGAGCATCGACCGTCGGTCAAGATTCGAGATTCGTGTCGCGTAGGCATCGAACTGTGGATTGTACTGCTCTCGAACGTATCGACGGATATCGTCGAACTGTTCGCCTACATCGCGGAAGGCAACAGTAATGTGAAACTCGTAGAACCAGTCCTTATCGTAGCTCGGATAGCCCTCACAGATGGGACGGAGTTGGCGAGAGATTGACCGACGGAGGGACCGTAATTCATGTGACGGGATGACGTTCGCGTAAATGACCTTCGTGTCGGGGAAAGTTCCGAAGCCGTCGATGCGGTACGGGACAGCGTCGAAGTCCTCAAAGGTATCCAAGAGGCGGCGTTTGACTTCGGGACCGTCGTTGGTGTCGTACGGCCCAAACAGCGTGATGTGTGGCACTGGACGGGGATCGACGGCCCCGCGAACACCGAACTCGTCGGCTACGTCGTAAATGGTGTCCCGAAGCCGTCGCTTCAGATGCCCGCCCGTGCGGACTTCGATCAAGTACCGTCCACCCATGCGTGGTAGTCTATCAGTCGTGAACACACGGGAGTTCTATGCTTCTTTCCCTGTGGTATCCCATAGTGAGCAGTCTCTCTGTCTTTACCTCCCTGTGCCGTCGAAAGAGAATAAGGTGGGGCTACCTGTCGCTGTCGACCGTCAGAACCATTCCTTCACTCTGTAGTCGCTCCCACGTTTTGGGATGAACCTTCGAGATGTGGTTACTGAGTCCGCGTTTTGTTTCCACTTCCCGATCACACTCGGGGCATCGGTATCTATCTTCCCGCTCGGCCAACGACTCACCGTGAGCGAGTTTATGATGTATCCGCATCCCACGCTCGTCCTCGAAGTCGTCACGTCCGCACGACGGACACCGAGTCGCGTCACGGAACTGCCCGAGGGTCTGCTGAGTCATGCGCCACCTCCGTCAGTGACGGCAGTCGACTCTTGGGGCGCATCTATGGACTGCACGACTCGCTCGAAGTCCGCTTTCGGGATGCGCCAAACCTTCTCCTTGGCGTCGAATCGCGCTGTCGGTAGCTCCGAAAAGAATCGGAGATACGTCTTGAACGAGTCGCTACGCATTTGGCCTGTGCTACTGAACTGGACTGTGGGAGCCGTCGCCTCGTCGTGGGCCGCATCGTGGCACTGGCGACAGAGGAGGGCAAGGTTGGACAGCCTATCGGACCCACCTCGGCCACGCGGCACGATGTGATGCACGTCGAGGGTCGTGTCGGGACCAGAGGCACCACAGTTGACACACTGGCCTTGATCCCGCTCGATGACGGCTTCCCGCTTGTTTCGATTCATCGTTGTTTCTACCACGGACGGAATGGAAACCCCCGTTTACCCGCGATCTGGCTGTTGTCAGGTCAACAGAGGCCATTCAACCGTGGTATTGAGTCAACTATTCGTTACCTTTTTCCAAAAGTCTATCGAAGGTAGAGACGACGAAAATAGATTAACGTCGTATTTAGAAACTATGGTAGCAGATAACAATAACACGTCCGATGACTTTGATGTTGAGACTCCAATTTGGAAACTTGACCCATCAGAACAGTTGATTGTAGGTAAGGTGATGCAAGCTAATGCAATCCGAATGCAAATCAACGGTATTTCAGATGACGTAGTAGAGCCCGAGGATGTCGAGTGGGTGGCTGCTGACAGGCAGAGGGGAATACTGACGACCCGTGATAGAAGGTACATAAAGGACGAACTGGAAATCGACAAACAAGCAGAAAGAGACTTGAGATACAGGATCAGACAAAGAATAAAACAATCAATTTACGATATTGAGGGAATATCTCAACTTTATGACCAAGACGAGATAGATACTATATTCAACAACTTGGGCCCGTCAAATGTACATTTAGCGAAGGAAATATGCTCTTTCGGTCTGCGCTGTTGCTTGGCGATAGCGAATAACACAGAGGGCTTGTCGGAGTCTGATCTGTTTGAGGCAATAATATCTTCTGCAATCAAGTCAAGTTACAGGTGGTCAAGTAAGGAGACAGTGGATTCTGCATCAGTAAACATAGATTTTGAAATCATAGAGTTTAGCCAACCAGAACTCAAAGAAAGAATACTAAACGGCGAAGCAAGTCGTGCCGAATTTGAGAAGTATAGAAATCATGGGTCTGTTGGTACACTGATAGCTGAAGCTGAGGAACGTGGTTTAGAAGAGATTCGCGTGGATGATATGGGAATAGATGCCGTATATGAACTGGACGAACTCAAAGATCAACGGAGAGAATTGAGAGGATCATCAATTTCACTCCAAACTTTAATTGATAATGTTGGAGACTATACTGAATAATTATAAAATATGAATAAAATCCGCATAGGTGGGTGATGATTAGTCATCTGAAATTTGTCCCCACGATCTACCCCTCTTGATCATCGATGATCACGTAGCGAGTAATATGAGCGAATCTTTGTATTTCTCCACAGAGCTTCCGCGATCTATATCTCAAACCCCACGCTACTGGATAGCCAGTCGTGGGAAGCCGCCCATGCGATTGCCCCACCTTCCAATTCAATTGACTGGGGATCACCCGTCTTGTCGTCCTCGCAGAAGGGCGCAAGCGACCAGTGTGGGCGTTGATTGGCGACATACTGCATGTCGCTGTCGTCACTGGGAACGGCTCATAGCCCCATTGCTCGGCTACATGGCACCACGTATCCTCGGAGACCTCGTCGGCCTTCGGGGGATGATGAAGCACGACCCCCGCGTCTCTTTCCCCTGGTTCAACGGGATGATCGTCCGCAAACGCGCCCTTTGTATTTCGGACGTGTGAGTCGACGGCGGCTTTCGCAATGTCCACGGACACCTCGTCCTCGGGAATCTCGTTCTCACTCATGAGTTGTTAGCGTGAGCTTGGCATTTCTCACTGCCGCCGTCCCTAACGTGGACACTCATCGGGAGGCGGATGCAGTACCTGCCGTTATCCAACTGTTCAGCACATCGGCCACACTCCTCGGCCCGTTCGCGGGTTTTAGCACCCAACTTGAACTTTCTCCCGTCGCGTTTCGATAAGCCGAATTGTTCTCTCTCCTCTGCTGTGAGGGGGGCGCAATTGCCGTACTCGCTCCTCCACCGTTCATAGGGGCTATCGTCCCGTGTAATCCCGTCCATTATTAACTGTCGTCGTCATCGGTTTCTTTGAATGCCTGTACGTCGCCGTAATCGGGGAAGCCCTCGGAAGTCGACACCCACTGCCTCGAAGACACCCACGCAGCCACGGCGCGGTCGATTTCCCATGGCTCGGTCGCTCCCGCAAGGGCAAGATGGGGCATCTGTTGGGCAACGTAGACAACACCGCGAGTCGGGGTTACGTCACGGAGTCCGTCGATGCCGTCCCCCTCATCGCCACACCTCGTCGCCAGCAGCGGATCGTGTTCGATTCGCACTGCATCGGTGTTGACAACGTCGTGAGCGTCCCAGGAAGCACGCGAACAGCGTTCAACGTGTTTGGCGACGGGGCGACGGAACATTTCGGGGCTTACGCTATCGTCGGGATCAGCAATCCAACAGTAGATGTGCAGGTGAGGCGTAACCCACTGTCGGGTTCCCGACGTGATGCGGGCATACTCGAAGTCGAAGTCGTGTTTTTGACCGAGGCTATACCGCAGGGAATCCATGACTGCTCCGACGTTGGCGTAGAGGTCTTCGGTGAGTTGCCACGGCGTCACCACCTTGCCGTTGTCGTCCGTGGGGGACAGTCGCAAGGACACCAACACCGTGGTTAGTCCTTCCATTTCGGCCCGCAGGTAGGCATCCCCGTCGAGTAGATTCGCGTACCACTGACGGGCACTTTCGACCTTGCTTGTTCGATTCGGTGTCTCACGGTTCGATCCGACCACTCGGCGGTACACTTCGCGGGCGGTCCCCCGCGTCATCGGTTGTGGAGTGGGGCACACCTCCGTCACGGGCGTTCCTCCGTTACCGAATGGGTCAACGTTGCAGTCACCACAGCCGCAACCGACGAAGGGAGCGGGGAGGCGTTCGGGATCGACACTCGGGGGAGCGATGAGTCCCTGATCGTACCTGCTCGGTGGGACTCGGTGGCTGTCGTCGCGGGGAGACGGTGGCTTTGGTGATGGTGGCTTTTCGGAGTAGGGACATCTTGGCCCGCCCCCTTTGTCGTCACCATCTCCGACACCGCTACGGCCATCGTTTTCTCCCTCTCGATCCACGAACCGCGTGGGTGGATCGAGGGGTTCAGCCCCGCCGCTATCGGCGTAGAGGTCTTCGAGGGCGTCAAGCATCCGCCGCGTCCCCTACCCATCGTCACCGATGATCCCTTCACCACGGAGTCGGCGCGACACCGTCGACTGACTAACCCCGAGGGCGTCGGCCATCTCGTCCTGGGTTAGACCCTCGTCGACATACAGGCGGTGGAGCAGGTCGGCGTCCCGTTGGGGAAATGGGTCATACCGTAACCGCTGTTGAACGTCGTCGGGTAATTCTGGATTCTGTTCATCGTCGGTCGCAGAGAGTCGTCCGAAAGACAT contains these protein-coding regions:
- a CDS encoding SpoVR family protein, whose translation is MRDDRIDARKEATRLTEPVEEAGNLARKLGLDPYPVNYWIVDHDEMNELIAYGGFQRRYPHWRWGMAYDRQQKQDQFGMGKAFEIVNNDNPSHAFLQESNSVADQKAVITHVEAHADFFANNEWFGLFGDGQGDDRSDLDAAAMLERHAETIKGYVEDPEIDREDVERFIDAVLCLEDTIDQHRAFARAGDRRERDAPTDLRERLDELDVSEDVRRQAFDEEWLDELAEAERAEARLEDPHADVLAFLMEHGRQYDEESEKAVAFEPWQKDVLEILRTEAYYFAGQKMTKVLNEGWASYWESLMMGDENFADDDEFVTYADHMARVLGSPGLNPYKLGMELWQHVENVTNRREVADKLLRVEGISWRNFHDVIDFDDIEDLLAPDAAIASITPETLEDLDPADPRVDADALDAALNGDIDIEQYPWKVLTTAGLAERHFSLCKPQNRGFLQRIRRSELERLARYMFDDAKYDSVAAAIADVDYEAGWRRMRELRESHNDVTFIDAFLSEEFVSENNYFTYEFSQATGDFRVASDVAADVKTKLLLQFTNFGKPTVAVYDGNFDNRNELLLGHQYNGISLDVEQAKRVLERTYDLWGRPVNLMTIVKEYDEHELEIARRRNREPTPTEVGKRIRYDGDRFETHDLDPELEERIAANDIDYDTKPEDWLA
- a CDS encoding DUF7344 domain-containing protein, which produces MLSNQRRRYVLYYLNRNPGSVSLRDLAERIAAWENDVDVDDVNYKQRKRVYTSLHQTHLPKLDEAGIVDYDRDEGTITLADRATDLDLYLELVGEHDVPWCDFYLGLSAVASLIILAAWLGVYPFAALPDLALAVGVVGLFAVFAGIHSRRARRNHIGGGNAPIEGPKKR
- a CDS encoding HNH endonuclease — encoded protein: MAMGQYPDDWDQRRKRVYRRDNYQCQNCGRQGGRHGNAELHAHHRQPVSKGGSHRTQNLVTVCKSCHESIHGHRIPTGESSGGRSRATGQRRTGEEETQYGSAEGFLSFCVGFGLMVIGGLLVPHIPASIEFVFGFGWIMGSIFLADKFYKKIKRSERW
- a CDS encoding 2'-5' RNA ligase family protein — translated: MIEVRTGGHLKRRLRDTIYDVADEFGVRGAVDPRPVPHITLFGPYDTNDGPEVKRRLLDTFEDFDAVPYRIDGFGTFPDTKVIYANVIPSHELRSLRRSISRQLRPICEGYPSYDKDWFYEFHITVAFRDVGEQFDDIRRYVREQYNPQFDAYATRISNLDRRSMLWEYDIPRGTVLDPDMATTAEAWRQTEQALGRHRSPDDHNHLAPSPNGVRRVFFNLITRFRRKW
- a CDS encoding C2H2-type zinc finger protein gives rise to the protein MTQQTLGQFRDATRCPSCGRDDFEDERGMRIHHKLAHGESLAEREDRYRCPECDREVETKRGLSNHISKVHPKTWERLQSEGMVLTVDSDR
- a CDS encoding HNH endonuclease; translated protein: MNRNKREAVIERDQGQCVNCGASGPDTTLDVHHIVPRGRGGSDRLSNLALLCRQCHDAAHDEATAPTVQFSSTGQMRSDSFKTYLRFFSELPTARFDAKEKVWRIPKADFERVVQSIDAPQESTAVTDGGGA
- a CDS encoding helix-turn-helix domain-containing protein; translated protein: MSFGRLSATDDEQNPELPDDVQQRLRYDPFPQRDADLLHRLYVDEGLTQDEMADALGVSQSTVSRRLRGEGIIGDDG